A stretch of the Eretmochelys imbricata isolate rEreImb1 chromosome 15, rEreImb1.hap1, whole genome shotgun sequence genome encodes the following:
- the LOC144275712 gene encoding apelin receptor B-like: MEEAAADALGGEPYYYYGEANESGPGAQCEWPADWEVSFSLLPVLYMLVFVLGLSGNGLVIFTVWRGPRAKRRSADTYIGHLALADLAFVVTLPLWAAYTALRFHWPFGSALCKLSSYLVLLNMFASAFCLGCLSFQRYLAVVRPLPRPRPPRPRAAARLPLAALWLLAGLLALPALLLRDTQPSAPGNLTVCDMDFSGVASPQAERYWRGALGLGTTALGFLLPLLLMTLFYCCIGATVSRHFQHLRKQQEKRRLLRTIATLVVVFALCWLPFHLLKGLYVLSELELLDLPCAFLGLIVLLHPYATCLAYINSCLNPFLYAFFDLRFRAQCRLLLGLRPALRGPAGSGSGSGSSTLSAQTQKSELHSLATKV, encoded by the coding sequence ATGGAGGAGGCGGCCGCGGACGCGCTGGGCGGCGAGCCCTACTATTACTACGGGGAGGCGAACGAGAGCGGGCCGGGCGCGCAGTGCGAGTGGCCGGCGGACTGGGAGGTCTCCTTCTCGCTGCTGCCCGTGCTCTACATGCTGGTCTTCGTGCTGGGGCTGTCGGGCAACGGGCTGGTGATCTTCACCGTGTGGCGGGGCCCGCGGGCCAAGCGCCGCTCCGCCGACACCTACATCGGCCACCTGGCGCTGGCCGACCTGGCCTTCGTGGTGACCCTGCCGCTGTGGGCCGCCTACACGGCGCTGCGCTTCCACTGGCCCTTCGGCTCGGCGCTGTGCAAGCTCAGCAGCTACCTGGTGCTGCTCAACATGTTCGCCTCCGCCTTCTGCCTGGGCTGCCTGAGCTTCCAGCGCTACCTGGCCGTCGTGCGCCCGCTGCCGCGCCCGCGGCCCCCGCGCCCCCGCGCCGCCGCGCGGCTCCCGCTGGCCGCGCTCTGGCTGCTGGCCGGCCTGCTGGCCCTGCCCGCCCTGCTGCTGCGCGACACGCAGCCCAGCGCGCCCGGCAACCTCACCGTCTGCGACATGGACTTCAGCGGCGTGGCCAGCCCGCAGGCCGAGCGCTACTGGCGGGGCGCGCTGGGCCTGGGCACCACGGCGCTGGGCTtcctgctgccgctgctgctcaTGACCCTCTTCTACTGCTGCATCGGCGCCACCGTCAGCCGCCACTTCCAGCATCTCCGCAAGCAGCAGGAGAAGCGGCGGCTGCTGCGCACCATCGCCACGCTGGTGGTGGTGTTcgccctctgctggctgcccttccaCCTGCTCAAGGGCCTCTACGTGCTCAGCGAGCTGGAGCTGCTGGACCTGCCCTGCGCCTTCCTCGGCCTCATCGTGCTGCTGCACCCCTACGCCACCTGCCTGGCCTACATCAACAGCTGCCTCAACCCCTTCCTCTACGCCTTCTTCGACCTGCGCTTCCGCGCGCAGTGCCGCTTGCTGCTGGGGCTGCGCCCGGCGCTGCGCGGCCCggccggctccggctccggctccggctcctccACGCTCAGCGCCCAGACGCAGAAATCCGAGCTCCACTCCCTGGCCACCAAGGTGTAG